Proteins from a single region of Chelatococcus sp. HY11:
- a CDS encoding Gfo/Idh/MocA family oxidoreductase produces the protein MTERRFGVGIVGLQPGRSWAARAHIPALRALSRDYEIVGVANTSRASAEAAAAACNIPRAFADVSELVASPAVDIVAVTVKVPHHFEIVKAAVDAGKHVYCEWPLGNGLAEAQELAGIARSKGVLGVVGTQARVAPEIAYLRQLIADGFVGEVLSTTLIARAGGWGASIPQKKTGAYLLDRANGATMLTIPLGHTLAALRDVLGDVVALSAILANRRTSALIVDTGETLPMTAPDQVLVSGVLEGGAPISIHYRGGAARGPGLLWEINGTEGDIQVTGASGHAQMVRLAIKGGRGAEQEMRPVDVPNSFYAGWPDDVVHRNVACTYARMAADLRDGTRTAPSFDDAVALHRLIAAVEAAAETGSSVTP, from the coding sequence ATGACTGAACGGCGCTTTGGCGTGGGCATCGTCGGATTGCAACCGGGAAGAAGTTGGGCAGCTCGCGCCCACATTCCGGCGCTTCGCGCGCTGTCCCGCGACTATGAAATCGTCGGGGTCGCCAACACCAGCCGCGCCAGCGCCGAAGCGGCGGCCGCGGCTTGCAATATTCCCCGTGCGTTCGCCGACGTCTCCGAGCTCGTTGCTTCTCCGGCCGTCGATATCGTCGCGGTGACCGTGAAGGTGCCGCATCATTTCGAGATTGTGAAGGCGGCGGTTGACGCCGGTAAGCATGTCTATTGCGAATGGCCGCTAGGCAACGGCCTCGCCGAGGCTCAGGAGCTGGCCGGTATCGCGCGCTCGAAAGGCGTGCTCGGCGTCGTCGGGACGCAGGCGCGCGTGGCCCCTGAGATCGCGTATCTGCGCCAGTTGATTGCAGATGGCTTCGTGGGCGAAGTCCTGTCAACGACTCTTATCGCCCGGGCAGGTGGCTGGGGAGCCTCAATCCCTCAGAAGAAAACCGGCGCCTATCTGCTGGATCGCGCCAACGGCGCCACCATGCTGACAATTCCTCTCGGCCACACTCTGGCAGCTCTCCGCGACGTCCTCGGGGATGTCGTCGCGCTATCCGCGATCCTGGCCAACCGGCGCACGTCAGCCCTAATTGTTGACACGGGGGAAACCTTACCGATGACCGCGCCCGACCAGGTATTGGTGAGCGGCGTGCTCGAAGGCGGTGCTCCGATCTCCATCCATTATCGTGGCGGGGCCGCACGCGGCCCGGGCCTCCTCTGGGAGATCAACGGCACTGAAGGCGATATTCAGGTGACGGGTGCGTCGGGTCATGCCCAGATGGTGAGGCTCGCCATCAAGGGGGGACGCGGAGCCGAGCAAGAAATGCGGCCGGTGGACGTCCCGAACTCATTTTATGCCGGATGGCCGGACGATGTCGTGCACCGGAATGTGGCGTGCACTTACGCCAGGATGGCTGCGGATTTGCGGGACGGGACACGCACAGCTCCGAGCTTTGACGACGCGGTCGCCTTGCACCGGCTAATCGCGGCTGTGGAGGCCGCAGCTGAGACGGGCAGTTCCGTCACGCCATAG
- a CDS encoding fumarylacetoacetate hydrolase family protein has product MKLASLKHGRDGRLMTVSRDLTRMADATSVAPTLQAAIDDWATTEPRLRELSRQLEIGSLASVPFDQAYVASPFPRAYQWLDGSAYVNHVALVRQARGAVVPESFWTDPLMYQGGSDIFLAPRDPIEMDDEGWGIDYEAEIAVVVDDVPMAPTREEAAAAIKLVVLVNDISLRIVLMSEIKKELGFVHAKPSSALSPVAVTPDELGSAWDGGLLHLPMLSFVNGQLMGKPNAGIDMTFDFPTLIMHAAKTRRLSAGTLIGSGTISNRDADGGCGKPVTEGGLGYSCIAETRSVETILHGAPATPFLRFDDIVAIEMKDWAGQSIFGRIEQRVVRRVGGGLSDVSVVTATAQTPS; this is encoded by the coding sequence ATGAAGCTCGCCTCTCTTAAACATGGCCGCGACGGCCGCTTGATGACTGTCTCGCGAGACCTGACGCGAATGGCCGATGCCACCTCCGTAGCCCCGACACTTCAAGCGGCAATTGATGATTGGGCCACAACAGAGCCTCGACTGCGCGAACTGTCAAGGCAGCTCGAAATAGGCTCTTTAGCTTCCGTGCCGTTCGATCAAGCGTACGTCGCCTCGCCGTTCCCCCGAGCCTATCAATGGCTGGATGGGTCGGCCTATGTAAACCATGTCGCACTCGTCCGTCAGGCGCGTGGAGCCGTCGTTCCGGAAAGCTTCTGGACCGATCCGCTGATGTACCAGGGCGGCTCCGATATCTTCCTTGCGCCCCGCGACCCGATTGAAATGGACGATGAGGGGTGGGGCATCGACTACGAGGCCGAGATCGCTGTCGTAGTTGACGATGTTCCGATGGCACCAACCCGCGAGGAAGCTGCTGCCGCAATCAAGCTCGTAGTGCTCGTCAATGACATCTCCCTGCGCATCGTGCTGATGTCAGAGATCAAGAAGGAGCTCGGCTTCGTGCATGCCAAGCCCTCCTCCGCGCTGTCGCCTGTCGCAGTGACACCGGATGAGCTCGGTTCAGCTTGGGATGGCGGGTTGCTTCATCTCCCGATGCTGTCCTTCGTTAATGGCCAGCTGATGGGGAAGCCCAATGCGGGTATCGACATGACGTTTGATTTCCCGACTCTCATCATGCACGCAGCCAAGACTCGTCGCCTGTCGGCGGGCACGTTGATCGGCTCAGGAACTATCTCGAACCGGGATGCTGACGGCGGCTGCGGAAAGCCGGTAACAGAAGGCGGCCTTGGCTATTCATGCATCGCTGAGACGCGGTCCGTCGAGACTATCCTCCACGGCGCTCCTGCCACACCGTTCCTACGCTTCGACGACATCGTGGCGATTGAGATGAAAGATTGGGCTGGCCAATCAATCTTTGGCCGGATCGAACAGCGGGTTGTGCGGCGCGTAGGTGGCGGTCTGTCAGACGTGAGTGTGGTAACCGCCACGGCACAGACTCCAAGTTGA
- the hmgA gene encoding homogentisate 1,2-dioxygenase: MNKPTTHDEMAITRTGQISTAPGYMSGFGNSFETESLPGALPVGRNSPQRLSYGLYAEQLSGSPFTAPQATNQRSWLYRIRPSVKHSGRFQKIDKGLIRSAPAARDESNLPIAQMRWDPIPISDEALTFVTGLRTITTAGDTDAQTGMAAHVAIVTRSMVNEYMFNADGELLVVAQQGGLRFRTEFGGIEIHPSEVAVIPRGVVFRVELIDGPARAYVCENYGGAFTLPDRGPIGANCLANPRDFLTPVAAYEDVEQPSTLYAKWGGELYSATIGQSPLDVVAWHGNYAPYKYDLRRFSPVNAVLFDHPDPSIFTVLTAPSETPGTANVDFVIFSDRWSVAEDTFRPPWYHRNLMAEFMGLVHGVYEARPNGFNPGGISLHNQMLPHGPDAGVFKHASAAELKPTKMEGSLAFMFETRFAQRVTRYATEGGQLQDNYADCWNGLKKHFDPSRPDSGNW, translated from the coding sequence ATGAACAAGCCGACAACACACGACGAGATGGCAATCACTCGCACGGGACAGATATCCACGGCGCCAGGATATATGTCGGGCTTCGGCAACTCATTCGAGACCGAGTCACTGCCGGGTGCCTTGCCGGTCGGCCGCAACTCGCCGCAGCGGCTGAGCTACGGCCTTTATGCTGAGCAGTTGTCGGGCTCTCCTTTCACTGCGCCGCAAGCTACGAATCAACGGTCGTGGTTGTACCGCATTCGGCCAAGCGTCAAGCATTCCGGTCGATTCCAGAAGATCGACAAGGGGCTCATACGCTCGGCGCCAGCCGCTCGCGACGAGAGCAATCTCCCGATCGCACAAATGCGCTGGGATCCGATCCCCATCTCGGATGAGGCACTGACCTTTGTGACGGGGCTGCGCACCATTACGACCGCTGGCGACACAGACGCCCAGACAGGCATGGCCGCCCACGTGGCAATCGTCACGCGCTCGATGGTAAACGAGTATATGTTTAATGCCGACGGCGAGTTGCTTGTTGTTGCTCAACAGGGTGGCTTGCGCTTCCGGACCGAATTTGGCGGCATCGAGATTCATCCGAGCGAAGTCGCCGTCATCCCGCGGGGTGTGGTGTTCAGAGTTGAGTTGATCGATGGCCCCGCCCGAGCCTATGTCTGCGAGAACTACGGTGGCGCTTTCACCCTACCGGATCGTGGACCTATCGGGGCGAACTGCCTCGCCAACCCGCGCGACTTTCTGACCCCCGTCGCAGCCTATGAGGACGTCGAACAGCCATCGACACTCTACGCGAAATGGGGTGGTGAACTTTATTCCGCGACCATCGGCCAGTCGCCGCTGGATGTCGTGGCCTGGCACGGCAACTACGCACCGTACAAATATGATCTGCGGCGCTTCTCGCCAGTAAACGCCGTACTGTTCGATCATCCCGACCCATCGATCTTCACCGTGCTCACAGCGCCTTCGGAGACACCCGGAACCGCCAACGTCGATTTTGTCATTTTTTCCGATCGCTGGTCGGTGGCAGAGGACACTTTCAGGCCGCCTTGGTATCATCGCAACCTGATGGCGGAGTTCATGGGGCTCGTCCACGGCGTCTACGAGGCCCGCCCGAATGGGTTCAACCCGGGCGGCATTTCGTTGCACAACCAGATGCTGCCTCACGGGCCCGATGCCGGCGTTTTCAAGCATGCGAGCGCTGCTGAATTGAAGCCGACCAAGATGGAAGGAAGCCTCGCCTTCATGTTCGAAACCCGTTTCGCGCAGCGCGTCACGCGATATGCGACGGAGGGCGGTCAGCTTCAGGACAACTACGCTGATTGCTGGAACGGACTGAAAAAGCATTTCGATCCGTCCCGCCCAGATTCAGGAAACTGGTAA
- a CDS encoding MarR family transcriptional regulator produces the protein MQVSPIRNSCGKCPIAVSELRLEVFLPYRLSKIAMAVSRRFKEVYGKQFELSIPEWRVLATIAQFQSISAKEIVKHSDMHKTKVSRSIAKLERRRWLKREKNQLNRREEILTLTLSGRQNYKKLVPRMRALEEELLGLLGSDASAIDALMNRLEQVLLDSRRVSGS, from the coding sequence ATGCAGGTTAGTCCTATTCGCAACAGTTGCGGGAAATGTCCGATCGCCGTGTCAGAGCTTCGTCTCGAGGTTTTCCTCCCCTATCGCTTGAGCAAAATTGCCATGGCGGTCTCGCGGCGGTTTAAGGAAGTCTATGGCAAGCAGTTCGAGCTCTCGATCCCCGAATGGCGTGTTTTGGCTACCATTGCCCAGTTTCAATCGATTTCCGCCAAGGAAATCGTCAAACATTCGGACATGCATAAGACCAAGGTGAGTCGGTCCATCGCTAAACTCGAGCGCAGGCGCTGGCTGAAACGTGAAAAAAATCAACTGAACCGGCGTGAGGAAATACTTACCCTGACACTGTCCGGACGCCAGAATTACAAGAAATTGGTACCCCGTATGCGGGCGCTGGAGGAGGAATTGCTAGGGCTTCTGGGGTCAGACGCGTCGGCAATAGATGCACTCATGAACCGTCTCGAACAAGTGCTGCTCGATTCCAGACGCGTAAGCGGTAGCTGA
- a CDS encoding cytochrome P450 — MTFDLAESYLDTVDTDPHPFYEELRSRGDVVWDDRMNAWLVVGAEALKAVMMDDSTFAQPYLSMKAGEGYRALRLNNPRSFQFLTGDLHRAMHRWWLRELLSPQWVARYREDVVVPVVKELLDGLEKRDTFDIVDDYAERIPVAIFARLMDLPDRSPEQLAIIKGLNDRIAEFANVANSLQLEGEASAEAKAIQERAVAAAEVLNAMLLPLAKERKAGTGTDFISRLWAGGKTIFPDWNETDTLDACRRLLFAGSDTTTLSIANGFNMLLTDPKLLNNVRSGDSATTSRFVEEVLRLNGSVQFRPRRATVDAELGGQKIASGDMVISILQAANRDPAQFQCPHAADLDRKNGRTHYTFNTGPRSCPGANLARAELIEAIGQALERFPNLALVPGNKPALKGFMFRSYRPIWVKQRR; from the coding sequence ATGACGTTTGACTTGGCTGAGAGCTACTTGGACACTGTTGATACCGATCCTCATCCGTTTTACGAGGAGTTGCGCTCACGAGGAGATGTCGTGTGGGATGACCGGATGAATGCATGGTTGGTCGTCGGCGCAGAAGCCCTCAAGGCTGTAATGATGGACGACTCGACTTTCGCGCAACCTTATCTCTCCATGAAGGCGGGAGAAGGTTACCGGGCTCTGCGTCTTAACAATCCTCGCTCATTCCAGTTTTTGACCGGAGACCTGCACCGGGCGATGCACCGCTGGTGGCTTCGGGAACTACTGTCTCCCCAATGGGTCGCTCGTTACCGGGAGGATGTCGTCGTTCCGGTTGTAAAGGAGCTTCTGGATGGCCTGGAGAAGCGGGATACGTTCGATATCGTGGATGACTACGCGGAGCGCATCCCTGTCGCCATCTTTGCGCGTTTGATGGACTTGCCGGATCGCAGCCCCGAACAGCTCGCTATCATCAAGGGCCTGAACGACCGTATCGCCGAGTTCGCAAACGTCGCTAACTCCCTCCAGCTCGAGGGCGAGGCTTCCGCCGAAGCCAAAGCAATTCAGGAGCGAGCCGTCGCCGCGGCAGAAGTACTGAATGCGATGCTCCTTCCATTGGCAAAGGAGCGGAAGGCGGGCACAGGCACCGATTTCATCAGCCGCCTTTGGGCCGGCGGCAAAACAATCTTCCCGGACTGGAATGAGACAGACACTCTCGACGCGTGTCGACGATTGCTATTCGCGGGCTCGGACACGACGACTCTGTCGATCGCCAACGGGTTCAACATGCTGCTCACGGATCCTAAGCTCTTGAATAACGTTCGAAGTGGTGATTCCGCCACGACGAGCCGATTCGTTGAGGAAGTTCTGCGCCTGAATGGCAGCGTGCAGTTCCGTCCTCGCCGGGCAACCGTCGATGCCGAGCTCGGTGGCCAGAAAATCGCGAGTGGCGATATGGTCATCTCTATCCTTCAGGCGGCCAACCGGGATCCGGCGCAGTTTCAGTGCCCCCACGCGGCCGATCTCGATCGGAAGAATGGTCGAACGCACTACACATTCAACACCGGGCCGCGCTCCTGTCCGGGTGCGAATCTTGCTCGTGCTGAATTAATCGAAGCGATAGGCCAGGCTCTGGAGCGCTTTCCAAACCTCGCCTTGGTGCCCGGCAATAAACCAGCGTTGAAGGGCTTCATGTTCCGTTCATACCGCCCAATATGGGTGAAGCAGCGACGCTAG
- a CDS encoding 2Fe-2S iron-sulfur cluster-binding protein, with product MPQVTYVNQDGSSNHIEATPGQSVMQIAVRNGIDGIVAECGGALMCATCHAYVLPEDAGLFPPPSEIENEMLEMTTAPRTEFSRLCCQLVIEKNHDNVTVFLPESQT from the coding sequence ATGCCCCAAGTTACTTATGTTAATCAGGACGGATCATCCAATCACATTGAAGCCACACCGGGCCAATCCGTTATGCAGATTGCGGTCAGGAATGGAATCGATGGCATCGTCGCGGAATGTGGAGGCGCGCTCATGTGCGCCACCTGTCACGCATATGTTTTACCGGAGGATGCGGGCCTCTTTCCGCCGCCCTCGGAAATCGAGAACGAAATGCTTGAAATGACAACCGCGCCGCGCACAGAGTTTAGTCGCCTGTGCTGCCAGTTGGTGATTGAAAAGAATCACGATAACGTGACAGTTTTCCTTCCTGAAAGCCAGACATGA